A portion of the Rhodococcus pseudokoreensis genome contains these proteins:
- the lysA gene encoding diaminopimelate decarboxylase — MSAHPAGPKHAEQVHAPGLPERPADAAAFAALSPEVWPRNARRAADGVVSIAGIPVTELAEKYGTPLFVVDEDDFRSRCRDMARAFGPTAKVHYASKAFLCGEIARWVADEGLSLDVASGGELAVALHAGFPAERIAMHGNNKSVTELTAAVTARVGHIVLDSATEIDRLDKVAAEAGVVQDVLIRVTVGVEAHTHEFISTAHEDQKFGFSLAGGKAIDAVRRVFAADNLRLVGLHSHIGSQIFDVDGFELAAHRVIGLLRDVVAEFGVEKTAQISIIDLGGGMGISYVPTDDPPPVDQLAAKLGDIVRHESALAGLPEPTLAVEPGRAIAGPGTVTLYEVGTIKDVTVGSNLTRRYVSVDGGMSDNIRTALYQAEYEAKLVSRVSDAAPVVSRVVGKHCESGDIVIRDTWMPEDIDAGDLLAVAATGAYCYSMSSRYNLLARPAVVAVRDGQSRVILRRETVEDLLSLEVQE, encoded by the coding sequence GTGAGCGCGCACCCCGCCGGTCCCAAGCACGCGGAGCAAGTGCACGCGCCCGGTCTGCCCGAACGTCCCGCCGACGCCGCCGCATTCGCCGCACTCTCGCCCGAGGTGTGGCCCCGCAACGCCCGCCGCGCCGCGGACGGGGTGGTCAGCATCGCGGGCATCCCGGTCACCGAACTGGCCGAGAAGTACGGCACCCCACTGTTCGTCGTCGACGAGGACGACTTCCGGTCCCGCTGCCGCGACATGGCCCGCGCCTTCGGGCCGACGGCCAAGGTGCACTACGCGTCGAAGGCGTTCCTGTGCGGCGAGATCGCCCGCTGGGTCGCCGACGAGGGACTGTCCCTGGACGTCGCTTCGGGCGGCGAACTCGCGGTCGCACTGCACGCCGGATTCCCGGCGGAGCGAATTGCCATGCACGGCAACAACAAATCGGTCACCGAGCTGACCGCCGCGGTGACGGCCCGGGTCGGGCACATCGTGCTCGACTCCGCCACGGAGATCGACCGCCTCGACAAGGTGGCCGCCGAAGCCGGTGTGGTGCAGGACGTTCTGATCCGCGTGACCGTCGGAGTCGAGGCGCACACCCACGAGTTCATCTCCACCGCCCACGAGGACCAGAAGTTCGGGTTCTCGCTCGCGGGCGGAAAGGCGATCGACGCGGTCCGGCGGGTCTTCGCCGCCGACAACCTGCGACTGGTGGGCCTCCACAGCCACATCGGTTCGCAGATCTTCGACGTCGACGGCTTCGAGTTGGCCGCGCACCGCGTGATCGGCCTCCTGCGGGACGTCGTCGCGGAGTTCGGCGTCGAGAAGACCGCTCAGATCTCGATCATCGACCTCGGCGGCGGCATGGGCATCTCCTACGTTCCCACCGACGACCCGCCGCCGGTCGACCAGCTCGCCGCAAAACTCGGCGACATCGTGCGCCACGAGTCGGCGCTCGCCGGTCTGCCCGAGCCGACGCTGGCCGTCGAACCCGGCCGCGCGATCGCCGGACCCGGCACGGTCACGCTGTACGAGGTCGGCACCATCAAGGACGTCACCGTCGGCAGCAACCTCACCCGCCGGTACGTCAGCGTCGACGGCGGAATGAGCGACAACATCCGCACCGCGCTGTACCAGGCGGAGTACGAGGCCAAACTGGTCTCGCGGGTCAGCGACGCCGCGCCGGTGGTGTCCCGCGTCGTCGGCAAACACTGCGAATCCGGTGACATCGTGATCCGCGACACCTGGATGCCCGAGGACATCGACGCCGGCGACTTGCTCGCCGTCGCGGCCACCGGTGCATACTGCTATTCGATGTCGAGCAGGTACAACCTGCTCGCCCGCCCTGCCGTGGTGGCGGTGCGCGACGGACAGTCGCGCGTGATCCTCCGGAGGGAAACCGTGGAAGACCTGTTGAGCTTGGAGGTACAAGAGTGA
- a CDS encoding homoserine dehydrogenase produces MTSESAHRAIGVAVLGLGNVGSEVVRILREHSEDLEARVGAPLELRGVAVRRPGKDRGIPEELQTTDAEALVARDDVDLVVEVIGGMDLPRKLILSALNSGKSVVTANKALLADHTGELAEAAELHNVDLYFEAAVAGAIPVIRPLIQSLAGDRVNKVAGIVNGTTNFILSAMDETGADYAATLAEAGRLGYAEADPTADVEGYDAAAKAAILASIAFHTRVTAADVYREGISKITAADLTSARALDCTIKLLSICERITTPEGKERISARVYPALVPLEHPLASVNGAFNAVVVEAENAGRLMFYGQGAGGAPTASAVMGDLVMAARNKVNGGRGPRESKYAKLKIAPIGDIPTRYYVNMQVADKAGVLSAVAAEFSQHGVSISTVRQEGAGDGARLVVVTHVATDSALSETVEALSKLEFVTAVTSVLRLEGTEQ; encoded by the coding sequence GTGACGAGCGAATCGGCGCATCGCGCTATCGGTGTGGCCGTCCTCGGTCTCGGAAACGTCGGGAGCGAGGTCGTGCGCATCCTGCGGGAGCACAGCGAAGACCTCGAGGCTCGCGTCGGCGCCCCGCTGGAACTGCGTGGAGTGGCCGTCCGCCGCCCCGGCAAGGACCGCGGAATTCCCGAGGAGTTGCAGACCACCGACGCGGAGGCCCTCGTGGCCCGCGACGACGTCGACCTGGTCGTCGAGGTGATCGGCGGCATGGATCTGCCCCGCAAGCTGATTCTCTCGGCGCTGAACTCCGGCAAGTCCGTCGTCACCGCCAACAAGGCGCTCCTCGCCGATCACACCGGTGAACTGGCCGAGGCCGCGGAACTGCACAACGTCGACCTCTACTTCGAGGCCGCCGTGGCCGGCGCGATCCCCGTGATCCGCCCGCTCATCCAGTCGCTCGCCGGCGACCGGGTGAACAAGGTCGCCGGAATCGTGAACGGGACCACCAACTTCATCCTGTCGGCGATGGACGAGACCGGCGCGGACTACGCCGCGACCCTCGCCGAGGCCGGACGCCTGGGATATGCCGAGGCCGATCCGACCGCCGACGTGGAAGGCTACGACGCCGCGGCCAAGGCCGCCATCCTCGCGTCGATCGCGTTTCACACCCGGGTCACCGCCGCCGACGTGTACCGCGAGGGGATCTCCAAGATCACCGCGGCCGACCTGACGTCGGCCCGCGCCCTCGACTGCACGATCAAGCTGCTGTCCATCTGCGAGCGGATCACCACCCCCGAGGGCAAGGAACGGATCTCCGCTCGGGTCTACCCGGCTCTCGTGCCGCTGGAGCACCCGCTGGCTTCGGTCAACGGTGCGTTCAACGCGGTCGTCGTCGAGGCGGAGAACGCCGGGCGCCTGATGTTCTACGGTCAGGGCGCCGGCGGCGCCCCCACCGCGTCAGCCGTGATGGGCGACCTGGTGATGGCCGCGCGCAACAAGGTGAACGGTGGCCGCGGACCCCGCGAGTCCAAGTACGCCAAGCTGAAGATCGCGCCGATCGGCGACATCCCCACCCGCTACTACGTCAACATGCAGGTAGCGGACAAGGCCGGGGTCCTGTCGGCGGTGGCTGCCGAATTCTCGCAGCACGGCGTCAGCATCTCCACCGTGCGGCAGGAAGGTGCCGGCGACGGCGCCCGCCTCGTCGTCGTGACCCACGTCGCGACGGATTCTGCCCTGTCGGAAACCGTTGAGGCCCTGAGCAAACTCGAATTCGTCACCGCTGTGACCAGCGTGCTGCGACTGGAAGGCACCGAACAATGA
- the thrC gene encoding threonine synthase has protein sequence MTGTRNPVHTPWPGLIEAYRDRLAIGPNWKTVTLREGGTPLLPAGHLSEITGCDVYLKVEGLNPTGSFKDRGMTMAVTDALARGQQAVLCASTGNTSASAAAYAAKAKMTCAVLVPQGKIAMGKLAQAVMHGARIIQVQGNFDDCLELARKTTAEFPTIGLVNSVNPVRIEGQKTAAFEICDALGKAPDVHALPVGNAGNITAYWRGYSEYYADGLTSVKPRMLGVQAAGAAPLVHGAPVKDPETIATAIRIGSPASWNGAVTAKEESHGAFRAATDDEILEAYRLIARTEGVFVEPASAASVAGLLAARKEGWLDSGLTVVCTVTGNGLKDPDTALAGMPEVQPIPVDPVAVASALELA, from the coding sequence ATGACCGGCACCCGTAACCCCGTTCACACCCCCTGGCCGGGGCTGATCGAGGCTTACCGCGACCGCCTCGCCATCGGACCGAACTGGAAGACGGTCACCCTGCGCGAGGGCGGCACCCCGCTGCTGCCCGCCGGGCACCTCTCGGAGATCACCGGTTGCGACGTCTACCTGAAGGTCGAGGGGCTCAACCCCACCGGTTCGTTCAAGGACCGCGGCATGACGATGGCCGTCACCGATGCGCTGGCCCGGGGTCAGCAGGCCGTCCTGTGCGCGTCCACGGGTAACACGTCCGCCTCCGCCGCCGCGTACGCCGCCAAGGCGAAGATGACCTGCGCCGTGCTGGTGCCGCAGGGCAAGATCGCGATGGGCAAGCTCGCGCAGGCCGTCATGCACGGTGCGCGGATCATCCAGGTGCAGGGCAATTTCGACGACTGCCTCGAACTGGCCCGCAAGACCACCGCGGAATTCCCCACGATCGGGCTCGTGAACTCGGTCAACCCGGTCCGCATCGAGGGTCAGAAGACCGCGGCGTTCGAGATCTGCGACGCCCTCGGCAAGGCCCCCGACGTGCACGCCCTCCCGGTCGGCAACGCCGGCAACATCACCGCCTACTGGCGCGGGTACTCCGAGTACTACGCGGACGGGCTCACCAGTGTGAAGCCCCGCATGCTCGGCGTGCAGGCCGCGGGCGCGGCGCCGCTCGTCCACGGTGCGCCGGTGAAGGACCCGGAGACCATCGCGACCGCGATCCGCATCGGCTCCCCGGCCTCCTGGAACGGCGCGGTCACCGCCAAGGAAGAGTCGCACGGCGCCTTCCGGGCCGCCACCGACGACGAGATCCTCGAGGCGTACCGGCTGATCGCCCGGACCGAAGGGGTCTTCGTCGAACCGGCCTCCGCCGCGAGCGTCGCGGGCCTGCTCGCCGCCCGCAAGGAGGGCTGGCTGGACTCCGGGCTGACCGTCGTCTGCACGGTCACCGGCAACGGCCTCAAGGACCCCGACACGGCGCTGGCGGGTATGCCTGAGGTCCAACCGATCCCGGTCGACCCTGTCGCTGTCGCCTCGGCCCTCGAGCTGGCGTAG
- the thrB gene encoding homoserine kinase — MTQTLPAGLTVTARVPASSANLGPGFDTLGIALGLYDEITVTTTASGLNIRVEGEGADDVPWGPSHLVVRAIERGLESAGVWADGLDVVCRNVIPHSRGLGSSASAVVGGLAAANGLAIKLDPELGLSPDQLVQLSSEFEGHPDNASASVLGGAVVSWSCAGEQADGAPAATDIYSAVALKVHPAIRVVALVPGERSSTAHTRGLLPETVPHRDAAFNVSRGALAVVALTERPDLLMAATEDRLHQTQRAPALPLTTRWIAVLRKAGIAATVSGAGPTVLALTTDPFPVELRAQAEAEGLQVLELDVADGVRTS; from the coding sequence ATGACACAGACCCTTCCCGCGGGCCTCACCGTGACCGCCCGCGTTCCTGCGTCGAGCGCCAACCTCGGCCCGGGTTTCGACACGCTGGGCATCGCGCTCGGACTGTACGACGAGATCACCGTGACGACCACGGCTTCGGGGCTGAACATCCGGGTCGAGGGTGAGGGTGCCGACGACGTGCCGTGGGGTCCGTCCCATCTGGTGGTCCGGGCGATCGAACGCGGCCTGGAATCGGCGGGTGTATGGGCCGACGGCCTGGATGTGGTGTGCCGCAACGTGATACCCCATTCGCGGGGTCTGGGATCCTCCGCCTCCGCCGTCGTCGGGGGACTGGCGGCCGCCAACGGCCTGGCGATCAAGCTCGACCCCGAACTCGGGCTGTCGCCCGATCAGCTCGTCCAGCTGTCGTCCGAATTCGAAGGGCACCCCGACAACGCGTCGGCGAGCGTGCTCGGCGGCGCCGTCGTGTCGTGGAGCTGCGCGGGTGAGCAGGCCGACGGAGCCCCCGCGGCCACCGACATCTACTCGGCCGTCGCGCTGAAGGTGCACCCCGCGATCCGGGTCGTCGCACTGGTTCCGGGGGAGCGTTCGTCGACGGCCCACACGCGGGGTCTGTTGCCGGAGACGGTTCCCCACCGGGACGCCGCGTTCAATGTCAGTCGTGGGGCCCTCGCTGTGGTGGCGCTCACAGAGCGTCCCGACCTTCTCATGGCGGCCACCGAGGACCGGCTGCATCAGACGCAGCGCGCTCCGGCCCTTCCGCTGACGACGCGCTGGATCGCCGTCCTCCGCAAGGCGGGTATCGCCGCCACCGTCTCGGGAGCCGGACCGACCGTCCTCGCATTGACCACGGACCCTTTCCCCGTGGAACTTCGAGCACAGGCCGAGGCCGAGGGGTTGCAGGTTCTCGAACTGGACGTAGCCGACGGCGTCCGGACCAGCTGA
- the rho gene encoding transcription termination factor Rho: protein MTDTDLIAAPVRASSVDTVGAQAGDSSQASSVTASTKRADARRGAGLSGMVLTELRSLAGELGIKGISGMRKGDLIAAIKERQGGSAAPAAAATETAPRTRATRAKREQSAQTELEVIPQAEPVEKAAEPKTAEPATADGAAGDTDTAEGGRRGRQRRGSARRAGAPEQGDQGGNAQDTASATATDTQQAERKQAEDRQDTAEKPAKQDGSGEQGGDRNRRERGGDRGDTRGDRGETRGDRGERGDRGDRDNRGDRSQGGNGPRTNDNRPGDDEEGGRGRRGRRFRERRRGRDRGEGGGGDVRETEIREDDVLQPVAGILDVLDNYAFVRTSGYLAGPNDVYVSMNLIRKNGLRRGDAITGAVRVGREGDQANQRQKFNPLVRIDTVNGGDIEAAKKRPEFGKLTPLYPNQRLRLETTPNILTTRVIDLVMPIGKGQRALIVSPPKAGKTSVLQAIANAIATNNPECYLMVVLVDERPEEVTDMQRSVKGEVISSTFDRPPGDHTSVAELAIERAKRLVEAGKDVVVLLDSITRLGRAYNNSSPASGRILSGGVDSTALYPPKRFLGAARNIENGGSLTIIATAMVETGSTGDTVIFEEFKGTGNAELKLDRKIAERRVFPAVDVNPSGTRKDELLLSPDEAAVLHKLRRVLSGLDSHQAIDLLIDRLKKSKSNLEFLMQVSKTAPGAIDD from the coding sequence GTGACCGATACGGACCTCATCGCCGCTCCTGTGCGCGCCTCCTCGGTGGATACCGTTGGCGCGCAGGCAGGCGACTCTTCACAGGCGTCATCAGTGACGGCCTCCACAAAGCGCGCCGACGCGCGCCGAGGTGCCGGGCTGTCCGGAATGGTGCTCACCGAGCTCCGCTCTCTCGCAGGTGAGCTGGGCATCAAGGGCATTTCGGGGATGCGCAAGGGCGACCTGATCGCCGCGATCAAGGAGCGTCAGGGCGGCTCTGCAGCCCCGGCCGCTGCCGCGACCGAAACCGCTCCCCGGACCCGGGCGACGCGCGCAAAGCGCGAACAGTCCGCTCAGACCGAACTCGAAGTGATTCCGCAGGCGGAGCCCGTCGAGAAGGCCGCCGAGCCCAAGACGGCCGAACCTGCGACGGCCGACGGCGCAGCCGGCGACACCGACACCGCCGAAGGCGGACGTCGTGGCCGCCAGCGCCGCGGATCCGCGCGTCGGGCAGGCGCTCCCGAGCAGGGTGACCAGGGCGGCAACGCTCAGGACACCGCCTCGGCGACTGCCACCGACACGCAGCAGGCCGAGCGCAAGCAGGCCGAAGACCGGCAGGATACCGCCGAGAAGCCCGCCAAGCAGGACGGCTCCGGCGAGCAGGGCGGCGACCGCAACCGGCGTGAGCGCGGCGGCGACCGCGGCGACACCCGTGGTGATCGCGGCGAGACCCGCGGTGACCGGGGCGAACGCGGCGACCGTGGCGATCGCGACAACCGCGGCGACCGCAGCCAGGGCGGCAACGGCCCGCGCACCAACGACAACCGCCCCGGCGACGACGAGGAAGGCGGTCGCGGACGCCGCGGACGTCGATTCCGCGAACGTCGTCGTGGACGCGACCGCGGCGAAGGCGGCGGCGGCGACGTCCGCGAGACCGAGATCCGCGAGGACGACGTCCTGCAGCCGGTCGCGGGCATCCTGGACGTCCTCGACAACTACGCGTTCGTGCGGACCTCCGGCTACCTGGCCGGTCCGAACGACGTCTACGTGTCGATGAACCTGATCCGCAAGAACGGTCTCCGTCGTGGTGACGCCATCACCGGCGCCGTCCGGGTGGGACGCGAGGGCGATCAGGCCAACCAGCGGCAGAAGTTCAACCCGCTGGTTCGCATCGACACCGTCAACGGCGGCGACATCGAGGCGGCCAAGAAGCGCCCCGAGTTCGGCAAGCTCACGCCGCTGTACCCGAATCAGCGGCTGCGGCTGGAGACCACGCCGAACATCCTGACGACGCGTGTCATCGACCTGGTGATGCCGATCGGCAAGGGACAGCGTGCGCTGATCGTGAGCCCGCCGAAGGCCGGTAAGACCAGCGTTCTGCAGGCCATCGCGAACGCCATCGCGACCAACAACCCCGAGTGCTACCTCATGGTGGTGCTGGTCGACGAGCGTCCCGAAGAGGTCACCGACATGCAGCGTTCGGTGAAGGGCGAGGTCATCTCCTCGACCTTCGACCGCCCGCCGGGAGACCACACCTCGGTCGCCGAGCTCGCCATCGAGCGTGCGAAGCGCCTGGTGGAGGCGGGTAAGGACGTCGTCGTCCTCCTCGACTCGATCACCCGTCTCGGCCGTGCGTACAACAACTCGTCGCCGGCGTCGGGACGCATCCTCTCCGGTGGTGTCGACTCGACCGCGCTGTACCCGCCGAAGCGTTTCCTCGGTGCTGCGCGCAACATCGAGAACGGCGGTTCGCTCACGATCATCGCGACGGCCATGGTCGAGACCGGTTCCACCGGCGACACCGTGATCTTCGAGGAGTTCAAGGGCACCGGTAACGCCGAGCTGAAGCTCGACCGCAAGATCGCGGAACGTCGCGTGTTCCCGGCCGTGGACGTGAACCCCTCGGGCACACGTAAGGACGAGCTGCTGCTCAGCCCGGACGAGGCGGCGGTGCTGCACAAGCTCCGGCGCGTGCTGTCCGGACTCGATTCGCACCAGGCCATCGATCTGCTGATCGACCGGCTCAAGAAGAGCAAGAGCAACCTCGAATTCCTCATGCAGGTGTCGAAGACTGCTCCGGGCGCGATCGACGACTGA
- the rpmE gene encoding 50S ribosomal protein L31 — protein MKSGIHPNYVATTVVCGCGNTFETHSTKETGRINVEVCSQCHPFYTGKQKILDTGGRVARFEARYGKRAGKGAAKESAES, from the coding sequence ATGAAGTCAGGCATTCACCCCAATTACGTGGCCACCACCGTGGTCTGTGGTTGCGGCAACACCTTCGAGACCCACAGCACCAAGGAGACCGGGCGTATCAACGTCGAGGTCTGCTCGCAGTGCCACCCGTTCTACACCGGCAAGCAGAAGATCCTCGACACCGGTGGACGTGTCGCGCGCTTCGAGGCTCGCTACGGCAAGCGTGCCGGCAAGGGCGCAGCCAAGGAATCTGCAGAGTCCTAG
- the prfA gene encoding peptide chain release factor 1, which translates to MAGTTQPSAIDDILAEHAGLEQQLADPALHNDASAARKAGKRFAELAPIMATYGRLKSAQDDLDAARELAADDSSFAAEVPALEEQVLELDKALTDLLAPRDPHDGDDVVLEVKSGEGGEESALFASDLARMYVRYAERHGWRVEILDATVSDLGGYKDATLSIKSKGDVRDGVWARLKFEGGVHRVQRVPVTESQGRVHTSAAGVLIYPEPEEVEEVQIDETDLRIDVYRSSGKGGQGVNTTDSAVRITHLPTGIVVTCQNERSQLQNKARAMQVLAARLQAAAEEAADAEASAGRQSQVRTVDRSERIRTYNFPENRITDHRIGFKSHNLDAVLDGELDALLDALGKSDREARLAAE; encoded by the coding sequence ATGGCAGGGACCACCCAGCCTTCGGCCATCGACGACATCCTGGCCGAACATGCCGGCCTGGAGCAGCAGTTGGCGGACCCGGCCCTGCACAACGACGCTTCCGCCGCCCGCAAGGCGGGCAAGCGATTCGCCGAGCTCGCGCCGATCATGGCGACGTACGGCAGGCTCAAGTCGGCGCAGGACGATCTGGACGCGGCGCGCGAACTCGCCGCCGACGACTCCAGCTTCGCGGCCGAGGTGCCCGCACTCGAGGAGCAGGTCCTCGAACTGGACAAGGCCCTCACCGATCTGCTGGCCCCCCGCGACCCGCACGACGGTGACGACGTGGTGCTCGAGGTGAAGTCGGGGGAGGGCGGCGAGGAATCCGCGCTGTTCGCCTCCGACCTGGCCCGCATGTACGTCCGGTACGCCGAGCGTCACGGTTGGCGCGTCGAGATCCTCGACGCGACCGTCTCCGACCTCGGTGGATACAAGGACGCGACGCTGTCGATCAAGTCGAAGGGCGATGTGCGTGACGGGGTCTGGGCGCGGCTGAAGTTCGAGGGCGGCGTCCACCGCGTGCAGCGCGTGCCGGTGACGGAATCGCAGGGCCGCGTCCACACGTCCGCCGCCGGTGTCCTCATCTACCCGGAACCGGAAGAGGTGGAGGAGGTGCAGATCGACGAAACCGATCTGCGCATCGACGTCTACCGCTCCTCGGGCAAGGGCGGTCAGGGTGTCAACACCACCGACTCCGCGGTCCGGATCACGCACCTGCCTACGGGCATCGTCGTGACCTGTCAGAACGAACGCTCGCAGTTGCAGAACAAGGCCCGCGCCATGCAGGTGCTCGCCGCCCGGCTGCAGGCCGCGGCGGAGGAGGCCGCGGACGCGGAGGCGTCGGCGGGCAGGCAGAGCCAGGTGCGCACCGTCGACCGTTCGGAGCGGATCCGCACGTACAACTTCCCGGAGAACCGCATCACCGATCACCGGATCGGGTTCAAGTCCCACAACCTGGATGCGGTCCTGGACGGCGAACTCGACGCCCTGCTCGACGCGCTCGGCAAGTCGGACCGGGAGGCGAGGCTCGCCGCGGAGTAA
- the prmC gene encoding peptide chain release factor N(5)-glutamine methyltransferase encodes MSRLPLRLALIDATAQLDEAGVRSSRADAELLAAHLLGVERTRLGLVPLVDESVIDAYKKMVDQRAKRIPLQYILGTAAMGDIDIEVGPGVFVPRPETELLLGWALAFLGSCDQHPPVVLDLCTGSGALALAIANARPDAVVHAVELEPHALAWARRNADAREQAGDAPIRLYQGDVTDRTLLAGLEGGVDLIVANPPYIPEGVELEPEVADHDPHSALFAGPDGLSVIKPMISNVARWLRIGGAVGIEHDDSNGSDVAALFASRRVFGEVAEHPDLAGKPRFVVARRVATDIEAQRAGADAEGERMNR; translated from the coding sequence GTGAGTCGCCTTCCTCTTCGCCTGGCCCTGATCGACGCAACCGCGCAACTCGACGAGGCCGGGGTGCGTAGCTCCCGTGCGGACGCCGAACTGCTCGCCGCACACCTGCTGGGGGTGGAGCGGACCCGGCTCGGGCTCGTCCCGCTCGTCGACGAGTCGGTGATCGACGCCTACAAGAAGATGGTCGACCAGAGGGCCAAGCGGATTCCGTTGCAGTACATCCTCGGTACGGCCGCCATGGGAGACATCGACATCGAGGTCGGCCCCGGCGTTTTCGTGCCTCGCCCGGAGACGGAACTGCTGCTCGGGTGGGCGCTCGCGTTCCTCGGGAGCTGCGATCAGCATCCGCCGGTGGTCCTCGACCTGTGCACCGGGTCGGGCGCGCTCGCGCTGGCGATCGCCAACGCCCGGCCCGACGCCGTGGTGCACGCCGTCGAATTGGAACCGCATGCTCTTGCGTGGGCCCGGCGCAACGCCGACGCCCGCGAACAGGCAGGTGACGCGCCGATTCGTCTGTATCAGGGCGACGTGACCGACCGGACGTTGCTTGCCGGGCTCGAGGGCGGGGTCGACCTGATCGTCGCGAATCCGCCGTACATCCCGGAGGGTGTCGAACTCGAACCCGAGGTGGCCGATCACGATCCGCACAGCGCGCTGTTCGCCGGACCGGACGGTCTGTCCGTCATCAAGCCGATGATCTCGAACGTCGCGCGCTGGCTGCGGATCGGGGGAGCGGTCGGCATCGAGCACGACGACTCGAACGGCTCCGACGTGGCGGCACTGTTCGCGTCCCGCCGGGTGTTCGGCGAGGTCGCGGAGCACCCGGACCTGGCGGGGAAGCCGCGCTTCGTCGTGGCCCGGCGCGTCGCAACGGATATCGAGGCGCAGCGTGCAGGGGCCGACGCCGAGGGTGAAAGAATGAACCGGTGA
- a CDS encoding L-threonylcarbamoyladenylate synthase, which yields MSTVYDCGLPDSRSAGLSAAKNALKAGRLVVLPTDTLYGIGADAFDGEAVAALLQAKGRGRDMPVPVLVGSWNTIDGLVYSVRPQARDLIRAFWPGGLSLVVEQAPSLAWDLGDTRGTVMLRMPLHPVALELLREVGPLAVSSANVSGRPPATTVEEAREQLGGSASVYLDGGRAEQGQASTIVDLTGATPRILREGAVPTGDVADVLGVTAESLSAQ from the coding sequence GTGAGTACTGTTTACGACTGTGGCCTTCCCGATTCACGCTCCGCCGGACTGAGTGCGGCCAAGAATGCGCTGAAGGCCGGGCGTCTCGTCGTGCTCCCCACGGACACGCTGTACGGAATCGGCGCGGACGCCTTCGACGGCGAGGCCGTCGCAGCCCTCCTGCAGGCCAAGGGTCGCGGTCGCGACATGCCGGTGCCCGTGCTCGTCGGCTCGTGGAACACGATCGACGGCCTGGTGTACAGCGTGCGCCCGCAGGCGCGCGACCTCATCCGGGCGTTCTGGCCCGGCGGGCTGAGTCTGGTTGTGGAACAAGCACCTTCGCTGGCGTGGGATCTCGGCGACACCCGGGGCACGGTCATGCTGCGCATGCCGCTGCACCCGGTCGCACTCGAGTTGCTGCGTGAGGTCGGACCGCTCGCGGTGTCGAGTGCCAACGTCTCCGGGCGCCCGCCCGCCACGACCGTCGAGGAAGCCCGCGAGCAACTCGGCGGATCGGCGAGCGTGTACCTCGACGGCGGCCGGGCGGAACAGGGGCAGGCATCGACCATCGTCGACCTCACCGGCGCCACCCCGCGGATCCTGCGTGAAGGCGCGGTGCCCACCGGCGATGTCGCCGACGTGCTCGGAGTGACGGCGGAGAGTCTGTCCGCCCAGTGA